From the Esox lucius isolate fEsoLuc1 chromosome 21, fEsoLuc1.pri, whole genome shotgun sequence genome, one window contains:
- the foxh1 gene encoding forkhead box protein H1 — MTKHWGGQCLRTPPALSYLRSPNLGSHQDHQLDFQGYPQSNTARRSPVQHWLYYSTQVPVQQPRRLEKPAPSQLSRATAPMDKAMPPDHHGPPGSSYPPPPRLNKDGVIKDESWDQEKNTNGGRKKNYQRYPKPPYSYLAMIAMVIQNSPEKKLTLSEILKEISTLFPFFKGNYKGWRDSVRHNLSSYDCFVKVLKDPGKPQGKGNFWAVEVSRVPLELLKRQNTAVSRQDETIFAQDLAPYILHGHHHRPEAEPPVAPPAAPPPVANQPRGPPLPRIPTRQLPHPQEDLYRPKLDSSFAIDSLLHSLRPASASGEADGGRDCWGAEPHVRPSPPPRPRYTSSARSASASSVSPASSSSDEDWRGVSHGGKPEGEAGSDGYDDCRPPAHKAARRGPAPPWELPTSYAKYTPPNAVAPPSMRFNGGPLMPLGMPLYGYGGAPVTTGHFVGHAYWPLLSSGRPPLIMDLDSMLQSVPPNKSVFDALGPAGQSSHQPAAAQYSLQGGAPLSRYPHY; from the exons ATGACAAAGCACTGGGGGGGTCAGTGCCTGCGGACACCACCCGCTCTCTCCTACCTGCGCTCTCCCAACCTGGGAAGCCACCAAGACCATCAACTTGACTTCCAGGGCTACCCTCAGAGCAACACAGCGCGGAGATCTCCAGTCCAACACTGGCTTTACTACTCGACTCAAGTACCAGTCCAACAGCCTCGGCGGCTGGAAAAGCCTGCACCATCCCAGCTCAGCAGGGCCACAGCGCCCATGGATAAAGCGATGCCTCCCGACCACCACGGACCGCCCGGGTCATCCTACCCTCCACCGCCCCGGTTGAACAAAGATGGTGTGATCAAGGATGAATCTTGGGACCAGGAGAAAAATACCAATGGtggaaggaaaaaaaactatcaGCGCTACCCTAAACCACCGTACTCTTACCTCGCAATGATCGCCATGGTCATCCAAAACTCTCCAGAGAAGAAACTTACGTTGTCTGAG ATCCTGAAGGAGATCAGTACACTTTTCCCTTTTTTTAAGGGGAACTACAAAGGCTGGCGGGACTCTGTGAGACACAACCTCTCATCCTATGACTGCTTTGTTAAG GTTCTGAAGGACCCTGGGAAGCCGCAGGGGAAAGGGAACTTCTGGGCGGTGGAGGTGAGTCGTGTGCCCCTGGAGCTCCTCAAGAGGCAGAACACTGCCGTATCGCGCCAGGATGAGACCATCTTTGCCCAGGACCTCGCCCCTTACATCCTGCACGGgcaccatcataggcctgagGCAGAGCCCCCAGTCGCTCCCCCGGCCGCGCCCCCGCCTGTTGCTAATCAACCCCGAGGCCCCCCCCTACCCCGCATTCCCACCAGACAACTCCCCCACCCCCAGGAGGACCTCTACCGGCCCAAGCTGGACTCCTCCTTCGCCATCGACTCCCTCCTGCACAGCTTGAGACCGGCCAGCGCTTCAGGGGAGGCCGACGGGGGCAGGGACTGCTGGGGGGCGGAGCCCCACGTACGCCCCTCGCCTCCTCCGCGCCCCCGCTACACCTCCTCCGCCCGCAGTGCCTCGGCCAGCTCCGTCAGCCCCGCCTCCTCCTCGTCGGACGAGGACTGGAGGGGCGTGTCCCATGGCGGCAAGCCTGAGGGCGAGGCTGGATCGGACGGGTATGACGACTGCCGGCCCCCTGCACACAAGGCTGCCCGCCGAGGCCCCGCCCCTCCCTGGGAGCTGCCCACCTCGTACGCCAAGTACACACCGCCCAACGCCGTGGCTCCGCCCAGCATGCGTTTCAACGGAGGCCCCCTGATGCCACTGGGCATGCCTCTGTATGGCTACGGGGGGGCCCCAGTGACCACCGGCCATTTTGTAGGCCACGCCTACTGGCCCCTCTTGTCCAGCGGGCGTCCTCCCCTCATCATGGACCTGGACAGTATGCTTCAGTCGGTGCCGCCCAATAAGAGTGTGTTTGACGCTCTCGGTCCGGCTGGTCAGTCTTCCCACCAGCCTGCCGCTGCTCAGTATAGCCTGCAGGGAGGAGCCCCTCTCAGCCGGTATCCCCACTATTGA